The following are from one region of the Syngnathus typhle isolate RoL2023-S1 ecotype Sweden linkage group LG22, RoL_Styp_1.0, whole genome shotgun sequence genome:
- the tmem63a gene encoding CSC1-like protein 1 isoform X2: MSLRWWEQWTLVGSNSTTGSTSPNDKTCFNSTQNTVLNGGNFGGVPVVLLLNFSFFLVLLVLFSIIRRKFWDYGRLALVADSEGVNGSGRHQYKHTSSCVSNMDDLEYEMGFCSWLPFILRMDDEKIKARCGQDAVHYLSFQRHLVILLLVITVTSLSIILPVNLTGDLLGNNPRSFGRTTIGNLQKGNDWLWLHTVFAVLYLGLTVVLLRHHTSQMKGMGQDIARNTLFVTSVPKTATEEDLKTHFTEAYPTCRVCAVNIAYDVAKLMHLDKERVRAGKNLRYYERVLEKMGQRETIHPRLCGYLCCCVNCDKVDAIQYYRTKEKDLLEEVRQQVEMVPQRPLGLAFVTLQTEAMAKYVLKDFNALECGGTSCCCGRQPQPSSKSASIKVRKWRVSFAPHPKNLYWDHLSVQGFSWFLRYMMLNFLLFFLLTFLTTPTIIINTMDKFNVTMPIYYLNNPIISQFFPTFLLWCFSALLPTIVYYSTLGEAHWSRSSEQLSMMHKLYFFLLFMVLILPSLGLTSLALFFRWLFDKEFLTDGKLRFECVFLPDQGAFFVNYVIAAALVGSAMDLMRLPGLLLYIIRLAFARSAAERKYVKQNQAYEFEYGAMYGWILCVFTVIMAYSVICPIIVPFGFWAPTSLFTLVVLVVTILICISYTCFGHFQYLSPHNYTVKEEDEDTPEGEEENTMVYLPRVLNPKSSAETPMATQARQLYGSTEGSLQHSPSPEEDDITEQS; this comes from the exons ATGTCATTGAGGTGGTGGGAGCAGTGGACCCTAGTGGGCTCAAACAGCACCACTGGGTCTACCAGCCCCAACGACAAGACCTGCTTCAACAGCACGCAGAATACCGTCCTGAATGGAGGCAACTTTGGGGGCGTGCCAGTGGTGCTGCTTCTCAACTTTAGCTTCTTTTTG GTGTTGCTGGTCCTGTTCTCAATTATACGGAGGAAGTTCTGGGACTATGGACGCCTGGCATTGGTTGCGGACAGTGAAGG GGTCAACGGGTCAGGACGCCATCAGTACAAACACACCTCGTCCTGTGTGTCCAATATGGATGACCTTGAGTATGAAATG GGCTTCTGTTCTTGGCTGCCTTTCATCCTCAGAATGGA TGACgaaaaaataaaagccagaTGCGGCCAGGACGCCGTTCACTACCTGTCTTTCCAGCGTCATCTGGTCATCCTTCTGCTGGTCATTACGGTCACCTCCCTCTCAATCATATTGCCCGTCAACTTGACGGGTGACCTGCTAG GCAACAATCCAAGGAGTTTTGGAAGAACGACTATTGGGAATCTCCAAAAGGG AAACGACTGGTTGTGGCTTCACACAGTTTTTGCCGTCCTATATCTTGGCCTCACTGTTGTTTTGCTGCGACACCACACATCGCAAATGAAAGGCATGGGTCAAGACATA GCACGAAACACCTTGTTTGTGACCTCCGTTCCGAAAACAGCGACAGAGGAAGacttaaagacacatttcac AGAGGCGTACCCCACCTGCCGAGTGTGTGCAGTCAACATTGCCTATGATGTGGCCAAGCTCATGCACCTTGATAAGGAAAG gGTCCGAGCTGGAAAAAACCTGCGTTACTACGAGCGTGTTCTGGAGAAGATGGGACAGCGGGAAACAATACATCCCAGACTCTGCGGTTATCTCTGTTGCTGCGTCAACTGTGACAAG GTGGATGCTATACAATACTACAGAACCAAAGAAAAAGACTTGCTGGAGGAGGTCAGGCAGCAGGTGGAAATGGTGCCACAGCGCCCCCTGGGGCTTGCCTTTGTCACCCTTCAGACTGAAGCCATGGCTAAGTA CGTTTTGAAAGATTTCAATGCGCTGGAATGCGGCGGCACGAGTTGCTGTTGCGGCCGACAGCCTCAGCCATCCAGCAAGAGCGCGAGTATCAAAGTGAGGAAGTGGAGGGTCAGCTTCGCACCCCATCCCAAAAACCTCTATTG GGACCATCTGTCAGTGCAGGGCTTCTCCTGGTTCTTGCGCTACATGATGCTCAACTTCCTGCTTTTCTTCCTGCTCACCTTCCTCACCAcccccaccatcatcatcaacaCCATGGACAAGTTTAACGTCACCATGCCCATCTATTATCTGAAT AACCCAATCATCAGTCAGTTCTTCCCGACCTTCCTACTGTGGTGCTTCTCAGCACTGCTGCCCACCATTGTCTACTACTCCACACTGGGGGAAGCCCACTGGAGCAG GTCCAGCGAGCAGCTGAGTATGATGCACAAGCTTTATTTCTTCCTGCTCTTCATGGTGCTCATCCTTCCCTCGCTCGGACTCACCAG TCTCGCCTTGTTTTTCCGCTGGCTGTTTGACAAAGAATTTCTAACGGATGGGAAGCTGAGGTTTGA ATGCGTTTTCTTACCTGACCAAGGTGCCTTTTTCGTCAACTACGTGATCGCAGCGGCCCTGGTGGGCTCGGCCATGGATCTGATGCGATTGCCCGGTCTGCTTCTGTACATCATCCGCCTAGCATTTGCCCGCTCAGCCGCTGAAAGGAAATACGTCAAACAG AACCAAGCCTATGAGTTCGAGTATGGTGCCATGTATGGCTGGAtcctgtgtgtgtttacagTCATCATGGCATACAGTGTCATTTGTCCCATTATTGTGCCTTTCG GTTTCTGGGCACCCACTTCTCTGTTTACTTTGGTTGTGCTTGTCGTCACCATCCTCATCTGCATCAGCTACACCTGTTTTGGCCATTTCCAGTATCTCAGTCCGCACAATTACACG GTgaaggaggaagatgaggacaCACCGGAGGGAGAGGAGGAAAACACCATG GTTTACCTACCCAGAGTGCTGAATCCCAAATCGTCAGCGGAGACTCCAATGGCGACTCAGGCCAGGCAGTTGTACGGTTCCACAGAGGGCAGCCTGCAGCATAGCCCCTCTCCTGAAGAGGACGACATCACTGAACAATCTTAA
- the tmem63a gene encoding CSC1-like protein 1 isoform X1 encodes MSLRWWEQWTLVGSNSTTGSTSPNDKTCFNSTQNTVLNGGNFGGVPVVLLLNFSFFLVLLVLFSIIRRKFWDYGRLALVADSEGVNGSGRHQYKHTSSCVSNMDDLEYEMGFCSWLPFILRMDDEKIKARCGQDAVHYLSFQRHLVILLLVITVTSLSIILPVNLTGDLLGNNPRSFGRTTIGNLQKGNDWLWLHTVFAVLYLGLTVVLLRHHTSQMKGMGQDIARNTLFVTSVPKTATEEDLKTHFTEAYPTCRVCAVNIAYDVAKLMHLDKERVRAGKNLRYYERVLEKMGQRETIHPRLCGYLCCCVNCDKVDAIQYYRTKEKDLLEEVRQQVEMVPQRPLGLAFVTLQTEAMAKYVLKDFNALECGGTSCCCGRQPQPSSKSASIKVRKWRVSFAPHPKNLYWDHLSVQGFSWFLRYMMLNFLLFFLLTFLTTPTIIINTMDKFNVTMPIYYLNNPIISQFFPTFLLWCFSALLPTIVYYSTLGEAHWSRSSEQLSMMHKLYFFLLFMVLILPSLGLTSLALFFRWLFDKEFLTDGKLRFECVFLPDQGAFFVNYVIAAALVGSAMDLMRLPGLLLYIIRLAFARSAAERKYVKQNQAYEFEYGAMYGWILCVFTVIMAYSVICPIIVPFGLLYMTLKHLVDKHNLYFAYLPTRLDRQVHLKAVNQALAAPIICLIWLYFFSVLRTGFWAPTSLFTLVVLVVTILICISYTCFGHFQYLSPHNYTVKEEDEDTPEGEEENTMVYLPRVLNPKSSAETPMATQARQLYGSTEGSLQHSPSPEEDDITEQS; translated from the exons ATGTCATTGAGGTGGTGGGAGCAGTGGACCCTAGTGGGCTCAAACAGCACCACTGGGTCTACCAGCCCCAACGACAAGACCTGCTTCAACAGCACGCAGAATACCGTCCTGAATGGAGGCAACTTTGGGGGCGTGCCAGTGGTGCTGCTTCTCAACTTTAGCTTCTTTTTG GTGTTGCTGGTCCTGTTCTCAATTATACGGAGGAAGTTCTGGGACTATGGACGCCTGGCATTGGTTGCGGACAGTGAAGG GGTCAACGGGTCAGGACGCCATCAGTACAAACACACCTCGTCCTGTGTGTCCAATATGGATGACCTTGAGTATGAAATG GGCTTCTGTTCTTGGCTGCCTTTCATCCTCAGAATGGA TGACgaaaaaataaaagccagaTGCGGCCAGGACGCCGTTCACTACCTGTCTTTCCAGCGTCATCTGGTCATCCTTCTGCTGGTCATTACGGTCACCTCCCTCTCAATCATATTGCCCGTCAACTTGACGGGTGACCTGCTAG GCAACAATCCAAGGAGTTTTGGAAGAACGACTATTGGGAATCTCCAAAAGGG AAACGACTGGTTGTGGCTTCACACAGTTTTTGCCGTCCTATATCTTGGCCTCACTGTTGTTTTGCTGCGACACCACACATCGCAAATGAAAGGCATGGGTCAAGACATA GCACGAAACACCTTGTTTGTGACCTCCGTTCCGAAAACAGCGACAGAGGAAGacttaaagacacatttcac AGAGGCGTACCCCACCTGCCGAGTGTGTGCAGTCAACATTGCCTATGATGTGGCCAAGCTCATGCACCTTGATAAGGAAAG gGTCCGAGCTGGAAAAAACCTGCGTTACTACGAGCGTGTTCTGGAGAAGATGGGACAGCGGGAAACAATACATCCCAGACTCTGCGGTTATCTCTGTTGCTGCGTCAACTGTGACAAG GTGGATGCTATACAATACTACAGAACCAAAGAAAAAGACTTGCTGGAGGAGGTCAGGCAGCAGGTGGAAATGGTGCCACAGCGCCCCCTGGGGCTTGCCTTTGTCACCCTTCAGACTGAAGCCATGGCTAAGTA CGTTTTGAAAGATTTCAATGCGCTGGAATGCGGCGGCACGAGTTGCTGTTGCGGCCGACAGCCTCAGCCATCCAGCAAGAGCGCGAGTATCAAAGTGAGGAAGTGGAGGGTCAGCTTCGCACCCCATCCCAAAAACCTCTATTG GGACCATCTGTCAGTGCAGGGCTTCTCCTGGTTCTTGCGCTACATGATGCTCAACTTCCTGCTTTTCTTCCTGCTCACCTTCCTCACCAcccccaccatcatcatcaacaCCATGGACAAGTTTAACGTCACCATGCCCATCTATTATCTGAAT AACCCAATCATCAGTCAGTTCTTCCCGACCTTCCTACTGTGGTGCTTCTCAGCACTGCTGCCCACCATTGTCTACTACTCCACACTGGGGGAAGCCCACTGGAGCAG GTCCAGCGAGCAGCTGAGTATGATGCACAAGCTTTATTTCTTCCTGCTCTTCATGGTGCTCATCCTTCCCTCGCTCGGACTCACCAG TCTCGCCTTGTTTTTCCGCTGGCTGTTTGACAAAGAATTTCTAACGGATGGGAAGCTGAGGTTTGA ATGCGTTTTCTTACCTGACCAAGGTGCCTTTTTCGTCAACTACGTGATCGCAGCGGCCCTGGTGGGCTCGGCCATGGATCTGATGCGATTGCCCGGTCTGCTTCTGTACATCATCCGCCTAGCATTTGCCCGCTCAGCCGCTGAAAGGAAATACGTCAAACAG AACCAAGCCTATGAGTTCGAGTATGGTGCCATGTATGGCTGGAtcctgtgtgtgtttacagTCATCATGGCATACAGTGTCATTTGTCCCATTATTGTGCCTTTCG GTCTCCTATACATGACGCTGAAGCACCTGGTAGACAAGCACAACTTGTACTTCGCCTACTTGCCGACACGTCTCGACCGCCAAGTCCACCTGAAGGCTGTCAATCAAGCTCTGGCCGCGCCCATCATCTGCCTAATATGGCTTTATTTCTTTTCGGTCCTTAGAACAG GTTTCTGGGCACCCACTTCTCTGTTTACTTTGGTTGTGCTTGTCGTCACCATCCTCATCTGCATCAGCTACACCTGTTTTGGCCATTTCCAGTATCTCAGTCCGCACAATTACACG GTgaaggaggaagatgaggacaCACCGGAGGGAGAGGAGGAAAACACCATG GTTTACCTACCCAGAGTGCTGAATCCCAAATCGTCAGCGGAGACTCCAATGGCGACTCAGGCCAGGCAGTTGTACGGTTCCACAGAGGGCAGCCTGCAGCATAGCCCCTCTCCTGAAGAGGACGACATCACTGAACAATCTTAA